The Candidatus Binataceae bacterium genome contains the following window.
CGGCTCGCGGCTTTGCTCCACGCTTCCTCCAGACCCCATCTCACGATGACGCCTTTGCGCTTCGCTAGTGCTCGACGCGGCCTGCTCGCACAGAGGACTTCCACCTCTTAAGTCACGCGCCATGCTGGGCGCACAATGACGGGGCCGCGGCCCCATGAGGACCGCGGCCCGAATCTTTCAGCCGGTGATGCGCCGATGGGATCGGCGGATTGCGCCTTAAGCGAGCAGCGACTTCGCCACGGTCTCGCGATGGATTGGCGCGTTGCCGAAATTGGCCTCACCCGCGAGCGCGCGGCGATGGTAGAGATGCATGTCATGCTCCCACGTGAAGCCGATACCGCCATGCACCTGGATCGCTTCGCTGGTGACGTTCTTGGCCATGTCGGAGGCGTACGCTTTCGCCATCGGCACCGCGGTCGCCGCCTCGGCCAGCCGCTCGTCAACCGTCCAGCATGCGTAGTAGGTGAGCGAACGCGAATTCTCGACCGCCACCATCATGTCAACGCACTTATGCTTGACGGCCTGGAACGATCCGATCGGTTTGCCGAATTGCACGCGGGTCTTGGCGTAATCGACCGCGATGTCGAGCGCTTTTTGCGCGGTGCCCACCATCTCGGCAGCTAGTGCGGCGGTTGCGACGTCCAAGGTGCGGCGCAGTATCGGCCATCCCTGCCCTTCCTTGCCGAGCACGTTTGCACCGGGGACCGCGACGCCGTCGAACTTGACGTGGCAAAGCCGCCGCGTCATGTCCACGGTCTTGAGCTGGGTGATGGTGACGCCCTTTTGCTTCGCCGGCACCATCAGCAGCGTGACGCCGCTCTCGCCGCTGCCGGCGCTGCGCGCAGCCACCACGATACAGTCGGCGACCTGCGCGTCGGGCACGAAAAATTTCTCGCCGGCGATCGTATAGTCGGAGCCTTTCTTCTCGGCCTTAAGCTCGATTCCCCCCGCGTCAAAACGTCCCGCGGCCTCCGCGATCGCGACGGTCGCGATATATTCGCCTTTCGCCATCTTGGGAAGCAGCTGTTTTTTCTGCGCATCGGAACCGCCCTCGATAACGATCGGTGCTCCGAGCAGCGCGGCGGCAAAGAAGGGGCCGGGGATGAGCGACTTGCCGGCTTCCTCGGCGATAACCGTCATATCGAGAAAGCTGCCGCCCTGGCCGCCGTATTCCTCGGGAATCAGCAGCCCGGGCCATCCGAGGTCAACCAGTTTGCGCCAGAAGCCGGCGTCGTGCGCGCTCTCGTCGGCCATCATCTGGCGCACGAACTTGGTCGAACAATTGTCGGCCAGAAACCGCTTGGCCGCGTCGCGCAGCATCTCTTGCTCTTCTGAAAATCCGAAATCCAACTTACCCGTTCCTCCATTGCGGCCCGCGATGTGCTCGCGGACCGCGACGCGCTCCGTGTGCGAAAAATCTCCGCGCCCCGGAGCCAGATTCCAGCTACCACTAACCGTTCCGGCGCTGCAAGCGCGCCGCCCGCGGGCGCATCCAGGCGCGGCGCACTCTCCGCGGTTCAGCCGGTTTTGCCATTCACCAGCGCCAGCACCCCCGAGTATTGAAGCGCGCCGCAGCCGGTGCCTAGCGGGCCGATTTCGAAACCGGTGAAGAAGCCGGCAATCGGCACATGGCCGAGGTAGCGGCCGATGTACGCCGAATCGTGATCGGGAATGTTGTAGAGCGCCGCGCCGCGCGAGACGCAATCGAAGTAGAGCCCAAAGGCCGGCGGCGCGGCTGCCCGCGTCTGCATCGCTTCGAGCGTCGCCTTGAGGTCGTCGCGGGAGCGCTCGCCGTTGCGCAGCGCAAAACCGAGCCGGTCGCCGATCTTCGGCCGATGGGCGACCGCGATCACGCCATGCTCGCTGCTCGCGCCCACGATGTTGCGGACCAGGTAGCGACCACGCTCCATCTGCTCGGCCTGCGGGTCGAGCGGAACGCCCAGAAAGACAAAGGCGACGGCGCGCCTGAGATCCTCCGCCAGCGGGCCCGCGGCTTCGGCGAAGACGTCGTAGGCGCGGCGTCCGTCGAGCTCGGCCAGGACGTTGTCGCGCACGGCAGTGACCCGGTAGGTCCTGCCAAGCGGCGTGCAGGCGAGCGATGCGCCGACGTTAAGGTCGAAATCGCCCGCGAGCAGCATCCCTGCCGCCGCGTTGGAACTCACGGTGTCGCCGCAGAACTGAAAAGTTTCGCCGATCGATCCGTCCTCGCTCGCTCCGCCGCCCACGACCATGACCCCGGGAAGCTCGCGTTCAAGCGCGCTCAAAAGCACGTCGGGCTCCGTATTGTAGGTGTCGACAAAAAGGCAGAGCAGGTTGTTGGCGCCAAGCGCCGGGCGCACGGCGGCCGCGATCTCGGCGGCGGACTCGCGCGCACGCCCACGCAGCGAGGGCACAAAGAGCCGTTTGGCGCTGAGCGAAGTGCCGCCAAAAACCATCACCGCGACCGCCGGTCCGGATTCGATCTCGCGCTCGGCGGCGATCACGCCCACGCTCGAGCATCCGGCGACCTCGCGCGTCCGCGCCTCGGCCGCAACCGTGCGGACAATGAGCCCGAAGGCGGCGCCGTGAGCGGTGGTCGCGAAGCATAGCGCGCCAGCCGCGTGATGCAGTCCCGCCTGGGCCATCGCCGCGCGGGCGGCCTCGGCCGCGGCGACCCTGGGGTTATTCGAGATCGAGAATCCGACTCCCGCGTGCAGCATAGTCCCTACCCGCCTCCATCCGCATCTCTCAGCTTCCGCCCACGAAGCGTAATAGTTCAACCATCCGCCTGATCCCGTTACCCAGCTCCTTGACCTCGATCCGCTCGTTGACTCCGTGCACGGTCTTTTCCTGCGCTGCAGTCAGTTCCACGGGCACGAAACCATAAGCGACCAGACCGGCGGCGCGAAAGTAATGGCTGTCGGTGAAGCCGGCAATCATCGTGGGGATTACGGTGTCGTGGCCGTCCTCCCACGCAACCGCGTTGATCGCGTTCATCAGTATCGACCGCGAAGGCGACGAGAACG
Protein-coding sequences here:
- a CDS encoding FIST N-terminal domain-containing protein, whose amino-acid sequence is MLHAGVGFSISNNPRVAAAEAARAAMAQAGLHHAAGALCFATTAHGAAFGLIVRTVAAEARTREVAGCSSVGVIAAEREIESGPAVAVMVFGGTSLSAKRLFVPSLRGRARESAAEIAAAVRPALGANNLLCLFVDTYNTEPDVLLSALERELPGVMVVGGGASEDGSIGETFQFCGDTVSSNAAAGMLLAGDFDLNVGASLACTPLGRTYRVTAVRDNVLAELDGRRAYDVFAEAAGPLAEDLRRAVAFVFLGVPLDPQAEQMERGRYLVRNIVGASSEHGVIAVAHRPKIGDRLGFALRNGERSRDDLKATLEAMQTRAAAPPAFGLYFDCVSRGAALYNIPDHDSAYIGRYLGHVPIAGFFTGFEIGPLGTGCGALQYSGVLALVNGKTG
- a CDS encoding acyl-CoA dehydrogenase family protein; this encodes MDFGFSEEQEMLRDAAKRFLADNCSTKFVRQMMADESAHDAGFWRKLVDLGWPGLLIPEEYGGQGGSFLDMTVIAEEAGKSLIPGPFFAAALLGAPIVIEGGSDAQKKQLLPKMAKGEYIATVAIAEAAGRFDAGGIELKAEKKGSDYTIAGEKFFVPDAQVADCIVVAARSAGSGESGVTLLMVPAKQKGVTITQLKTVDMTRRLCHVKFDGVAVPGANVLGKEGQGWPILRRTLDVATAALAAEMVGTAQKALDIAVDYAKTRVQFGKPIGSFQAVKHKCVDMMVAVENSRSLTYYACWTVDERLAEAATAVPMAKAYASDMAKNVTSEAIQVHGGIGFTWEHDMHLYHRRALAGEANFGNAPIHRETVAKSLLA